GGCCCCCTTATTTTTGCTAAACCCCAATAGTAATTTCCTGTCTTTTACGACGACTAAGCCGGCTGTATGTATACGTTTCATCCCACAAAAATAGCCATTCACCTCTTAGAATCAAATCACACGTTCATCAATACGAATACCTATTCCTGCATCCCTAAAAGCTTTTTCCTGGGATTGGCTCAACCTGTTCCGCATTGAATAGAAGATCGAAGCTTTAAATTATCTCAGTACTTTGTATTTTTTCCGATATTTGAATCTACACCAAATCACCAGTATGTTATATATCGCACTGATTCGGGAAGAAAAACAGCCCCACGACTATCGCGTAGCCTTTACCCCATCACAATGTCAATGGATTGCACGTCACTACCCCCAGGTTACCATCATCGTTCAGCCCTCACCATGGCGCTGCTTCAAAGATGAAGAATACGAACGAGCCGGCATCACCCTGTCAGAAGACCTGTCTCACTGCCAGATCCTGTTCGGTATTAAAGAAGTACCTGCCGAAAAACTATTGCCAGGCAAAACATATTTATTCTTTTCTCATACACGAAAGAAGCAGCCGCAGAACCAGCAAATGCTTAAAGCCATCCTGGAAAAGAAAATCAACCTCATCGATTACGAATGTCTCGTCCATCCGGATGGACAACGGATCCTGGGATTCGGTTTCTTTGCCGGCGTAGTGGGTGCACACAATGGCCTGCTGGCCTATGGCCGTAAAACAGGCAGTTTCTCACTCACACCCGTGTATGCCTGCCATGATTTCAAAGAACTGATCAATCATTACTTCGGCGCAAAACTGCCCCCGCTAAAGATCGTGATCACCGGCTCCGGCAGAGTGGCCGCAGGTACACTGGAAGTAATGGGCTTGCTAGGCATTAAATACC
This window of the Chitinophaga sancti genome carries:
- a CDS encoding NAD(P)-dependent oxidoreductase, with the translated sequence MLYIALIREEKQPHDYRVAFTPSQCQWIARHYPQVTIIVQPSPWRCFKDEEYERAGITLSEDLSHCQILFGIKEVPAEKLLPGKTYLFFSHTRKKQPQNQQMLKAILEKKINLIDYECLVHPDGQRILGFGFFAGVVGAHNGLLAYGRKTGSFSLTPVYACHDFKELINHYFGAKLPPLKIVITGSGRVAAGTLEVMGLLGIKYLPPEEYLINTYTYPVYTQLKAGELYLRKKDKTYSREDFHNHPDQYDCRFLPYVTASDILMNGVYWDERIPPLFTWADLAKDNFRIKVIADITDDKHGSVPCNIGDSTIEDPVYGVDRHTKELIAPYQKDSVDMMCVSNLPNELPRDASQYFGDQLMKYVFDDLLKSESTVIHNATIASNGALTERFSYLEEYVSA